A single region of the Marinobacter salinisoli genome encodes:
- a CDS encoding ABC transporter ATP-binding protein → MSKSFLEVDGLSRVYPDGQGGELTVFEDIRFSLEKGEFVCIIGHSGCGKSTILNVLAGLDEASEGNLVMSGKEVKGPSLDRGVVFQNYSLLPWKSALKNITFAVQARWPAWSKDQVREHSERYLKMVGLDHAMHRKPSQLSGGMRQRVSIARAFATQPELLLLDEPFGALDALTRGVIQDELVKIWEETRQTVFMITHDVDEAILLSDRIFLMSNGPNARIAESVSVELPHPRARATIFQNPAYHKIRDYLVDFLVNRSSTALPEKNGAPRAVAPASGVTPSPDDNAQSASPAKAVNA, encoded by the coding sequence ATGAGTAAGTCCTTTCTGGAAGTCGATGGCTTGTCCAGGGTATATCCGGACGGGCAGGGCGGCGAGCTGACGGTATTCGAGGACATTCGCTTCAGCCTGGAGAAGGGCGAGTTTGTCTGCATTATCGGGCACTCGGGGTGCGGAAAATCCACCATCCTGAATGTGCTTGCCGGCCTGGACGAAGCCTCCGAGGGCAACCTCGTGATGAGTGGCAAAGAGGTCAAAGGGCCGAGTCTGGACCGGGGCGTGGTGTTCCAGAACTACAGTCTGCTGCCCTGGAAGTCGGCCCTGAAGAACATCACCTTTGCCGTGCAGGCTCGCTGGCCCGCCTGGTCGAAGGACCAGGTACGTGAACACAGCGAACGTTACCTGAAAATGGTTGGGCTCGATCACGCCATGCACCGCAAACCGTCACAGTTGTCCGGCGGTATGCGCCAGCGGGTGAGTATCGCCCGGGCCTTCGCCACTCAGCCGGAACTGCTGTTGCTGGATGAACCCTTCGGCGCGCTGGATGCGCTGACCCGGGGTGTTATTCAGGATGAGTTGGTGAAGATCTGGGAAGAAACCCGTCAGACGGTATTCATGATTACCCACGATGTGGACGAGGCGATCCTGCTGTCGGACCGCATTTTCCTGATGTCCAACGGCCCCAATGCCCGCATTGCCGAGAGTGTCAGTGTCGAGCTGCCTCATCCTCGGGCCCGGGCGACGATTTTCCAGAACCCTGCTTATCACAAGATCCGGGATTACCTGGTGGACTTCCTGGTGAACAGAAGCAGTACCGCGCTGCCTGAGAAGAACGGCGCGCCCCGTGCTGTAGCGCCTGCCAGCGGCGTCACCCCGAGCCCGGATGACAACGCTCAATCTGCATCGCCCGCCAAAGCGGTCAATGCCTGA
- the cynS gene encoding cyanase, producing MMNKELMTAKILEAKVTKGMTWEAIAEAVDMSPVFTTSACLGMNSMAEDKAFALCETLGLDKQVAEALQSCPKKAWDGAVPQDPLIYRLYEIVGVYGDTLKEIIHEKFGDGIMSAIDFSMEVDKEENPKGDRVVVTMNGKFLPYKAW from the coding sequence ATGATGAACAAGGAACTGATGACGGCGAAGATTCTGGAAGCAAAAGTCACCAAGGGAATGACCTGGGAAGCGATTGCCGAGGCGGTTGATATGTCGCCGGTATTCACCACCTCGGCGTGCCTTGGCATGAACAGCATGGCGGAGGACAAGGCCTTCGCGCTGTGCGAGACCCTCGGGCTCGACAAGCAGGTGGCGGAAGCCTTGCAGAGTTGTCCGAAGAAGGCGTGGGACGGTGCCGTCCCGCAGGACCCGCTCATTTACCGCCTGTACGAAATCGTGGGGGTTTACGGGGATACCCTGAAAGAAATCATTCATGAGAAATTTGGTGACGGCATCATGAGTGCGATCGATTTCTCAATGGAGGTGGATAAGGAAGAGAATCCGAAGGGGGACCGGGTGGTGGTGACCATGAACGGGAAGTTCTTGCCTTACAAAGCATGGTGA
- a CDS encoding ACT domain-containing protein: protein MNPTTHPSTNGSYAIACTMTHEAAAMERLCQVIRIRGFRIVQMAVDAAGEQLNIAMTLEGTRPISMLKSQLEKLHTVAEVVLQEPMARTKTA from the coding sequence ATGAATCCGACCACGCACCCAAGCACCAACGGCAGCTACGCCATCGCCTGCACCATGACCCACGAAGCCGCTGCCATGGAGCGGCTCTGCCAGGTGATTCGTATTCGGGGTTTCCGGATTGTTCAGATGGCCGTGGATGCAGCGGGCGAGCAGCTGAACATTGCCATGACCCTGGAAGGCACCAGGCCAATAAGCATGCTCAAATCACAGCTGGAGAAGCTGCATACGGTAGCGGAAGTGGTACTGCAGGAGCCGATGGCAAGGACCAAAACCGCCTGA